gggggtttcctactgccttcagtgtttgctacccgtggtcacttcaccctaggcaatttgtggcagccactcttttcttttcaatatgtgtggaaagtggttccacttaaagcttataactcacattttaagagggcttttgtgtttggctctaagtatgggcttttctctcatactcacatcatctatcctgactaggaggtactagggaggatggtttcggttttccagcatgtcttatctccctcaattccccacACCGTCAGCTCGAgtcagttgagttttaagcccaatcaacacacaaaacaaaaaactagacctaacaagacatAAGCACAAACATAGACCAtatacatcatactgaccattgcgtcccccctcccactgcacaagtgtctgccctcagatagggctgtgaagtggaaaaggtaatggtcGGTATGGTGGATATGCAGACAAACAACAAAACAACATACTAGAAacgaaacttctcacacttagactatagaataggctaagtggaaGAGTTtaaaaacctaaacagaaacctAAGACACAAACTCATTTATAcacacttctcacacttaggccatgccATGGACTAAGTGCGAGTCAACATGCACACGAAAGAAAACATAAGAAGAAAACATAGAAAAGCATGCTCAAACGATACAaacctttacttctcacacttagactataaaataggctaagtgttatgaagtggagtctgcgcacaaacacaaattaacTACCTAAACAAACATTAAAAGAAACAAATACGAAAACctaaaaaaacagaaaactaaaaagaaaactaacttgtcagtatgggggggtctatcgatgtctcctgctccttcgcggggcaggtggtgcaggttgcTCCTCCAGTTGTTCCTTCTCCGTTCTAGCTTGGTCCTCATCAtccttcgccggctcctcggtagctgccggcacctcggcttcCTCTCTCACTGTTTGGGGTCCTTGTGATCCGACTTCCTGGCCTCCGTGACCGCTTGTACCAGCTCTATCAAAGAGGCCAGGAGGGTcgaccatcgtcaagggggatAAGTCCTCTCCCTCCGAGATAGCTATGTTGTTCCTGACAAAAACttccaatatatggcagagggagaggttcctcgctgggtgggtggcgatGAGGTGACACTGGTACGCGGTCCAGAAGCCCAGGTGCACTGTCCTCCCGCGCTTGGCACACCAGAGGAGGTACAGTTCGGTCATTGAAGTTCGGACGGCGGAATTTGATTgccccaacaaattaaaatccagGTAAAGCCGTACCAGACGCAAAATTGGGTTGTTGAAGTGGACGGAGCGGGAAATCGTGGACTGGAACTGCCCTGCgtcagggtgagtaagttcctcccaggcttcctggggctcaaattcgaTGTGCCTCCTGGGAATTCCcctctccctacttctccattctggccctatggcctctCCTAAACTACACATTCCCAATCTGAccgtccactcaatcaagctcatgcTTACCTCTCTACCGAATACCCTAATGGTTATGGACTCTTCATCCAGATCCGTAGTGACCTTGAATCTAAAGGTAGTGAAAAACTCATTTACCAGCCTTATAGGTATACTCGGATCcacattctccaacaaccaatcAAAACCCAACGCACGCGAATGCAACAAGAGAGGCTCACGGGAATTCAATTCATCAAGTGCTGGGATAAAGAGTACCTTCCCACTCTTAATCTGCTTGCTGTCGTCGTCCTTGTCATCAAacgcatcctgaagctttttAGTGCTGAAGTGCTCCATGTCTTCTATTAGCTCGTCAGTGAGCTCCACCTTCCAACGCCGGCACTTCAATCTTTCCACGGGAGGATGCATCAACTCTCGATGGTTGTGTGGGAGCTGCTTCTCGCCATACTCCTCGTCCTCTAGGGAGACGTCGCTTTCTGACCCTGATTCTTCACTTGCGGTATACTCACTGTCACTCGGCTCCTTTCGGCGCGTTGGGGCTCTCTGATCTGACTCTGTGATGGTGATGCCGGTGTTGACCGTGCGTTGCTTCTTACTGCTTGGTTTCTTCTTaacaggggctttccccttccttttcctctccTTGCGGTATCAGTCCTCATCTCCGTCTTTATTTTCCTCCGGTCTCTCCTCTGTTGGTGTTGAAGGCTCCTTCTGGGCAGTAGACTTGGTCTCCAAGCGGATATGGGTACTGTCATCTCCTGGCTCTGGGTGCCCTACTGATtccgatgcgaggtccagaccctcagtcATCGTGTCAGTTTCTTCCCTCTGGTCACTCGGCGTGGGTGAGACCACCTCGGTTGCTGTCGAGGCATATTTCAAGTTGGTAGCCGACAAGgattcctccccaggttttgtaggagtagcCCTGTGTTCTTCACTAGAGATTTCCAACGCACTTGCTGCCGTGTTTGCTCCTGCCTTTTTGGATGTCCATTTCCCGAGGCATCTTTGCGATACTCTCTTTGGCTTCAGCCGTTCTGCCTTTGGATCACCTTTAAacaccaattttcttttaactGCTTTCGGTTTCAATACTGGTGGTACCACCTGCTCTGGTTCCGTTGGTTGTACCTCGGTATTCTTCTCCTCGATTTGTATATCACTCTCCCctgcttctggctggggagTCACCGACTTCGGCTCCCCCTCTTCGGTCTGTTTCTCTTCCACCTTGTCTACTGGCTGGTGGGCTAGGCCTTCTGGGTCGTTCCTTGTACCagcttcttcactctctcctactgcctccgatgcgaggtccagaccctcagccatcttggAAGTGCCATCTTCCATCCTGGTTACCTCGTTCAAAagctcctcaaactcctcatcagtCATAAGGACTTTTTTTCTGGCcgtttcgttcagatctatcccCTCCCTTTCCATTTCTTGGGGAACGAGTTCCACTACCGGTGTTCTCTCcgattcatcttcttcctcccaGCTCTTCTGCTCCTTGCTTGCCTTCCATTTGCCTTCCTCTAGGTCAGAGTAATAATAGGCAGAAAGAGGGTCAACATCCATTGGTTCGATTTGTTGGCGAGTCGGGGAGGGTTTTGAGGATTCTGATGGTGGGGTCGTCAAGGGAGATTTCTTTTCTGGTGGGATTGTTGAGGAAGTTGGAATGGGAGTCGGTTGGTGCACTGTGGGTTGAACATTTGTTTCTGGGGTAGGTACTATCGGGGTTCCTCCGGTCATGCTTGATCCGCCTCCGATTTGGTTAAAACCCGCCAACACAGCCGCCTAATCTTTATTTGGGTCCTGCTGCCTGAGGAACTCCGCTAGTTCGTTCAAGGGAATCATCGCCGGAGCCTGAGGAATCGGCTCTTGTGGTTGCGGTTGTGGGTTTGGCGGCCGCTCTTCAGTCGGCGGTTGTATTTCTGGAATTTCATCTCGGAGGTTTGAAAAGGGTCTCACCGAGGCTTGTTTGTTGGCCATTTTCTTTAAATCTACTTGTTGGGGAAGTGTGTCTGCGGGTAGAAGGTTTTTTGCAGCATCCTCCTCTTTTTCTAATTCACCATCTGAGAATTCCTCTGTACTGGCTGGTAgttgagcccctgcggctccaataaattctgatttctgacaaAAGTTCATAATTGGtttttctatctcttcatcagtcaacccttggctactgatcagatcacaccatgcagcagcttctacgtcagcctgctcataaacatctaaagcttggagtttcccctacaatagttcggtctcaagaaaatcttggactagggggtcaattacatcaacatagcacGAGTTTTCAGAATCTATAGGTTTTTTCATGGCCttattgatatcaaaagtaaatttctccccatgaaaatcaatgcaaatcattccctcagccatgtctactatcgtctaggccgttctaaaaaatggccttcctaacaatattccactagattccctagcctcagactcactcattttgatcacataaaagtcagcagggtaggtaaaatcatgcactctaaccaacacattctctaaaacaccctcaggacttatgcatgacctatcagccagttggatcaacaccctagtactcgacaatctaaccCCCTTCAATTGGTTATAGATcgacaaaggcatgacattaatagaagctccaagatcacacattgcatgctcgactttcacatatcctatagttataggcagggtgaacatacctggatcggccctcttgggcggtagcttctcctgcactattgctgacgcgatcccttctaccataatttttccatcctcctgggctttcccggctatgaactccttaataAATTTCCTAAGTGGGGGTatcttcacggcttggaggaatggtatggtaacatccagcttcccgaaaattgacaagtaatccactgggttttccttcttcctcttagttacgaaacggtaagggaatggtttctccccctttctctcctctaccggtccctcaACAACCTTCTTGGGACCTTCCTTGGGCAGATTTTAGGTCTGAGTTTCCTtcgttctggattctacctcttgatggggttccttcctgaccagtacgttcTCGGGCTCGCCTTTTCCACATGGTGTTTCtcccaagaaaaatgggtcctgcATATGGCGTAGAGGTCTGCGTAGCTCTTCTTCCGAGACAACGTCCCCCAATAATGTTGCTCCACTTGGTTCTCCACTAGACTTCTTTGGCTGGGGTCCTTCATAGGTAGTACCGGATCGTAGTGTGACTTTgctcacattcgccttttcaggcacatggactgtggacgggagtttccctgagttTCCTTTCAtctcacccatcgaactggccagttgggccaactgcctatttatcatatccatgttcgccttatgttccttctgggcactctgcatcccttgcactacttcattatgggattgtaactcacccttgataccttgctgcgatgcgagcaattctcccatcatgtcctccatagatctccttgacctgctaGGATATTGGGAttgattcggcccttggtgctggttatactgggaattttggttgggctggaaattttggaaattttgctggttcgggttaggtgggtattggttatactggccaggagggttgtactggtcagtatgatattggttctggttctggttttggaactgggttgggttttgctgAGGTGGTGGTCCTTGGTTAGGTTGACTCTGATAATATTGAAAGTTCCTCTGGTGGGgcggtacataaacagggtttgggttttgtgggtgttgtttttgaggttgttgactgtggagttgttggttccttcctgaccagttgatctggttgtttggattttccaggccacggttgaaattctggttcgggtgggggttgtattggttctgaccttgaccttggttttgattttggctcccatctccccatcaaaaattcggatgatccctccatggtgcatcctgttgtctcccttggatccaatgcccactagaattgtaatACCCAGCAGCGTTGACTGGCTCCATATTCACGAAGTCATtgggctgatcatagctcggcccttggttcccttgttctgcacccttgtagtttccAGCTGGGGAAGTTGGTGGCGCATttttctcgattgcgctcaagagcgtcttcttcaattcgtccatcttcaaatctatcttatgttctatcttctgctcctggtcagtagacaaggcgctggcaatcctttctctgctgtaaccaTCTCTGGAATTGTCATACTCCTTTTTTGCGCTCAACAGTTTCCCTAGGACCCTTTTAGCTTCGCTGACCCttagctgcgtgaagcttcctcctgacgaggaaTTCGCTAGATCCTTGGTTGCTTTGTTCATCCCTTCATAAAAGACATGGTGTACTTCAatatccgccatgcgatggttggggcacgcatccaagaggctcatatATTTTGCCCAGTAATCACTCAAAggctcatcgtacccttgcttcacattagttatctctctcttcagcgcacttGTCTTCGACgatgggaaaaactcgcctaagAATGCTAACTTGAAatctgcccaactctcaatggagttgggtggCAGACGCATGAACCAAGTGTTGGCTTCCCCTTTTAGAAcaaacggcaaagccttcaatctatagtcatcctcggtcgcccctgctggcctcctttgcgccctacaaatcttacaaaactcatgtaggaactcgtaaggtccttcatagctctttccgcagtatgtaggcagaattgcgataacatggggcttcacatcacaggcagtctaccccggggtgactacaatggcttgcggtggttctccctcggtatgcgcgttcagggtaccgatctctggatcatcatctccgttggcagccatctcccctgggttgccttccaacagtggtatctcttctggtattgatccttctatggtgtattgctcctcgtcgctactcgaacctaagtcagacagaGCCGTCGACAaaccggatcgagtggttacgagtatagatcctcggtgaagtatcttcggcctccactggtcaggagccgagctgcttctcataaactgaaataaaaagaaagagaaaaagttatccacaatatatacgccaaagtatcacgcaCAATAGTTactaataacgccatccatccccggcaacggcgccatttgaaagatctcaggtttgcgtaggtgtcgttcaagcaaggatctatcctactgatcagtataagaatccccgctagcctagaacctgctttcaaagaatcctcaaccctcttctactgggtagtatagtgaaggtaggggtcgaatcccacagagatggtgcgctaAAACTATTacggtgatattctggagggtttggttagctaccacgctttgggttgagacttatctaggctggaatttaaggtggtactctactgactaggaggtgggaaaggtgttggacaAGCGGCTGTGTACGTagaaagtggggaacatggtttaTGGCTAATAAATGTGgaaggtacgagtttactataaaaggttaaacagaatatcagaggaaaaagtggtagttaggtgactaggcctacaggtctgaaaagtaacagctgaaaagtaaagaaaagtaaaggacaaaagcaaaaagtaactaaaaagtaaatgtggtcccaaatttggatgtggacattgtcttctccagcaagtctgaacacaaatcaaacaactcaggttccatgaacgagaaatgcagattaacaacttcacaaaaacgggtctacaatctaaactccaaatcaaaagatcaaacactgaaactgcaattatgcttactggtcgacatgcaaggtggcagaaatcacgtaaactaggctttcaaCCATAACCatctcagatctaaaatctaaactcaggcagattaactacagaaatgaaaacatgcgattcaacactggaaattaccgtaacagctagatctaagctatctaggcagaaagaagaaagaacaaCGATACAACC
This DNA window, taken from Salvia splendens isolate huo1 chromosome 18, SspV2, whole genome shotgun sequence, encodes the following:
- the LOC121776784 gene encoding zinc finger CCCH domain-containing protein 18-like gives rise to the protein MDVDPLSAYYYSDLEEGKWKASKEQKSWEEEDESERTPVVELVPQEMEREGIDLNETARKKVLMTDEEFEELLNEAVGESEEAGTRNDPEGLAHQPVDKVEEKQTEEGEPKSVTPQPEAGESDIQIEEKNTEVQPTEPEQVVPPVLKPKAVKRKLVFKGDPKAERLKPKRVSQRCLGKWTSKKAGANTAASALEISSEEHRATPTKPGEESLSATNLKYASTATEVVSPTPSDQREETDTMTEGLDLASESVGHPEPGDDSTHIRLETKSTAQKEPSTPTEERPEENKDGDED